In a single window of the Pandoraea pulmonicola genome:
- a CDS encoding GNAT family N-acetyltransferase: MNRPLVVQPATLQDAAQIAALHDHSWQAIYAHVLPIGDVRSHLVEAHVKLWRDRLMRADDPALRIWKACPDATDGPLAGFVCALSGADGILLDNLHVAPAWQGRGIGRALFARARDWARVLDSNAALYLWTLAQNVKARRFYERLGGVAGTVHPIAISPGIEVPALRYVWRPERRDATQRTAIRKARNVRDDARGRAPLEGHA; this comes from the coding sequence ATGAATCGCCCCCTCGTCGTGCAACCTGCCACGTTGCAAGACGCCGCGCAGATCGCCGCGCTTCACGACCACAGTTGGCAAGCGATCTACGCACACGTGCTGCCCATCGGCGATGTGCGCAGCCACCTCGTCGAAGCCCACGTGAAGCTGTGGCGAGATCGCCTCATGCGCGCCGACGATCCCGCACTGCGTATATGGAAAGCATGCCCCGACGCGACCGATGGGCCACTGGCCGGGTTCGTGTGCGCGCTCTCGGGAGCCGACGGCATCCTGCTCGATAACCTGCACGTGGCGCCGGCGTGGCAAGGTCGAGGCATTGGGCGCGCGTTGTTTGCACGCGCCAGGGACTGGGCCAGGGTGCTCGATTCGAATGCGGCGCTTTACCTGTGGACGCTCGCGCAGAACGTCAAGGCACGGCGCTTTTACGAGCGGCTGGGCGGCGTGGCGGGGACGGTGCACCCCATCGCCATATCGCCGGGCATCGAAGTCCCCGCGCTTCGCTATGTCTGGCGGCCTGAGCGCCGGGATGCAACGCAACGGACAGCGATTCGCAAGGCCCGCAACGTTCGGGACGACGCGAGAGGACGCGCGCCGCTTGAAGGTCATGCATGA
- a CDS encoding SDR family NAD(P)-dependent oxidoreductase: protein MIDTPSLAELAGPVPVHVPAERLAGRVCLVMGATSGIGRATALRMAREGARAVVVTGRRQALGDALAHEIRALGAQSLFVAADVTREVDVANVVEQTMACFGRLDAVFNNAGYQEPRARLAAQTDAVYAQVFDTNVRAVFHAMRHEIPALLASGGGTLVNNTSVSGIRNPNPGLSLYGASKAALNAMTRAAAMEYASQGVRVNAVAPGRVVTDMMLGSGIADMRSVAAGLPLGRMGHPEEVAAAIVWLSAPESGYVVGHILAADGGFLSA from the coding sequence ATGATCGATACGCCATCGCTTGCCGAGCTCGCCGGCCCGGTGCCCGTGCATGTCCCCGCGGAGCGGCTCGCGGGGCGCGTCTGCCTCGTCATGGGTGCGACGAGCGGCATCGGTCGCGCAACGGCGCTGCGCATGGCGCGTGAGGGGGCGCGCGCCGTCGTCGTCACCGGTAGACGGCAGGCACTCGGCGACGCGCTCGCGCACGAGATTCGGGCGCTGGGGGCGCAAAGCCTGTTCGTCGCGGCCGATGTGACGCGGGAGGTCGACGTCGCGAACGTGGTCGAGCAGACGATGGCGTGCTTCGGGCGGTTGGATGCCGTCTTCAACAACGCCGGCTATCAGGAGCCGCGTGCGCGACTGGCGGCGCAGACCGACGCGGTGTACGCGCAGGTGTTCGACACGAACGTGCGCGCCGTCTTCCATGCCATGCGTCACGAGATTCCCGCGCTGCTCGCGTCGGGGGGCGGCACGCTCGTCAACAACACGAGCGTGAGCGGTATCCGCAATCCCAATCCCGGTCTGTCGCTCTACGGCGCTTCGAAGGCAGCGCTCAACGCCATGACGCGCGCCGCCGCGATGGAGTATGCGTCGCAAGGGGTTCGCGTCAATGCCGTGGCGCCGGGGCGCGTGGTGACCGACATGATGCTCGGTTCGGGCATCGCGGACATGCGCAGCGTGGCGGCAGGACTGCCGCTCGGTCGCATGGGACATCCCGAGGAGGTGGCGGCTGCCATCGTGTGGCTGAGCGCTCCAGAGTCGGGTTACGTCGTCGGCCATATTCTCGCGGCTGACGGCGGCTTTCTCTCGGCATAG
- the purT gene encoding formate-dependent phosphoribosylglycinamide formyltransferase yields the protein MTTIGTPLSPNATKVMLLGAGELGREVLIALQRLGVETIAVDRYENAPGQQVAHHSRTIAMTDPEQLKALIEAEKPDLVVPEIEAIATPMLEALEADGVVRVIPTARAARLTMDREGIRRLAAETLGLPTSPYRFCDSLEQLQAAIDDGIGYPCIVKPVMSSSGKGQSKIDGPEDVKAAWDYAMAGGRVSHGRIIVEGFIDFDYEITLLTVRARGADAQVETHFCAPIGHKQVSGDYVESWQPHPMSSVALERARVIAREVTNNLGGQGIFGVELFVKGDDVWFSEVSPRPHDTGMVTMITQWQNEFELHARAILGLPVNTTLKTPGASAVIYGGVDAKGIVFDDVERALQVPRTDLRLFGKPESFVKRRMGVALAYDDDLDVARRNALEAASRVKPRAV from the coding sequence ATGACCACTATCGGAACCCCGCTGTCGCCGAACGCGACGAAGGTCATGTTGTTGGGCGCCGGCGAACTCGGCCGCGAAGTGCTGATCGCGTTGCAGCGTCTCGGCGTCGAGACGATTGCCGTCGATCGCTACGAGAACGCGCCGGGCCAGCAGGTCGCGCATCATTCGCGCACCATCGCGATGACGGATCCCGAGCAGTTGAAGGCGCTTATCGAAGCCGAGAAGCCGGATCTCGTCGTGCCCGAGATCGAAGCGATCGCCACGCCGATGCTCGAAGCGCTGGAAGCGGACGGCGTCGTGCGCGTGATCCCGACCGCGCGTGCCGCACGCCTGACGATGGACCGCGAGGGCATCCGCCGTCTGGCCGCCGAGACGCTGGGCCTGCCCACGAGTCCGTATCGGTTCTGCGATTCGCTCGAGCAACTGCAGGCGGCCATCGACGACGGCATCGGTTATCCGTGCATCGTCAAGCCGGTGATGAGCAGTTCGGGCAAGGGCCAGAGCAAGATCGACGGTCCCGAGGACGTCAAGGCCGCCTGGGACTACGCGATGGCCGGTGGCCGCGTGAGCCACGGGCGCATCATCGTCGAGGGCTTCATCGACTTCGACTACGAGATCACCTTGCTGACCGTGCGCGCACGCGGCGCCGACGCGCAAGTCGAGACGCATTTCTGCGCGCCGATCGGCCACAAGCAGGTGAGCGGCGATTACGTGGAGAGCTGGCAGCCGCACCCGATGTCGTCGGTCGCCCTCGAACGCGCGCGCGTGATCGCGCGCGAGGTCACGAACAACCTCGGCGGGCAGGGCATCTTCGGTGTGGAACTGTTCGTGAAGGGCGACGACGTGTGGTTCAGCGAAGTCAGCCCGCGTCCGCACGATACCGGCATGGTGACGATGATCACGCAATGGCAGAACGAGTTCGAGTTGCATGCGCGCGCCATCCTCGGTTTGCCGGTCAATACCACGCTCAAGACGCCGGGCGCGAGCGCGGTCATCTACGGTGGCGTGGACGCGAAGGGCATCGTCTTCGACGACGTCGAGCGCGCATTGCAGGTGCCGCGGACCGACCTCCGTCTGTTCGGCAAGCCGGAGAGCTTCGTCAAGCGCCGCATGGGCGTGGCGCTCGCGTATGACGACGATCTGGACGTGGCGCGCCGCAACGCGCTCGAAGCCGCCAGCCGCGTGAAGCCGCGCGCGGTCTGA
- a CDS encoding AEC family transporter: MQAVVSAALPVFGLIFLGFLCAKRAWLGDTALDALNRFVVYLALPAVLFQSMARITWAELVNPGFLGAFGGGMAATFALSFLLDRTVRGRLTDASIEGMGAAYPNAGFMGLPLCLVAFGPASVPAVVVAMLLTATVLFAISIAIIETDLQATPSWRRTAGFVARALIRNPLVVSPFVGMAVAAVGITLPDSVAHFTTLLGGAASPCALVAIGMFLAQSSGAARQPRIARAVGRLVGLKLLFQPAITAFLAFRVFDLPAVWAHSALLLAALPIGTGPFMLAQLYGREAAVASRAILVSTVLSVVTVSLLIGWFSTR, from the coding sequence ATGCAAGCCGTCGTCTCCGCCGCCCTTCCCGTCTTCGGGCTCATCTTCCTGGGCTTTCTGTGCGCAAAGCGCGCTTGGCTCGGCGACACTGCCCTGGACGCCCTCAACCGTTTCGTCGTCTACCTCGCCCTGCCCGCCGTGCTGTTTCAGTCGATGGCGCGGATCACGTGGGCCGAACTCGTGAACCCGGGCTTTCTCGGCGCGTTCGGCGGCGGCATGGCGGCGACCTTCGCACTCTCGTTCCTGCTCGACCGCACCGTGCGCGGACGGCTGACGGACGCCAGCATCGAGGGCATGGGCGCCGCCTATCCGAATGCCGGCTTCATGGGGCTGCCGCTGTGTCTCGTGGCATTCGGTCCGGCCAGTGTCCCGGCGGTCGTGGTCGCCATGCTGCTCACCGCGACAGTGCTCTTCGCCATTTCCATTGCGATCATCGAAACGGATCTGCAGGCCACGCCGAGCTGGCGTCGCACGGCCGGTTTCGTCGCGCGCGCGTTGATCCGCAATCCGCTCGTGGTGTCGCCGTTCGTCGGCATGGCGGTGGCGGCCGTCGGCATTACGCTGCCGGACTCGGTCGCCCACTTCACGACGCTACTCGGCGGCGCGGCCAGTCCCTGCGCCCTCGTGGCGATCGGCATGTTTCTGGCGCAAAGCAGCGGCGCGGCCCGGCAGCCGCGCATCGCGCGCGCCGTCGGGCGGCTCGTGGGTCTGAAGCTCCTTTTCCAGCCCGCGATTACGGCCTTCCTCGCGTTTCGAGTGTTCGATCTCCCGGCCGTATGGGCGCACAGCGCACTGCTGCTCGCCGCGCTGCCTATCGGCACGGGGCCTTTCATGCTTGCGCAACTGTACGGACGCGAGGCGGCCGTGGCTTCGCGTGCCATCCTGGTCTCGACAGTGCTCTCAGTCGTGACGGTGTCGTTGCTGATCGGATGGTTCAGCACCCGATAG
- a CDS encoding sensor domain-containing diguanylate cyclase, which yields MATNQAPTLDSLQSLLATVQRNERSLKRFQDIELALMGAPDFGQFLEVVLNRLRHDFDLLGVRLMLAEVDDTLRDLIDTAEGIRALEAGLCIAQDPGTFLAVCGDGQLWIGAPRERHAALFGPRPPASAVVMPLTRNGRCIGVIALGSRDAGRFAPDMATDFLERFGAVVAVCLENMWNRERLKRIGLTDPLTGLSNRRYFDQRLREEVVRGARYGAPLACLLIDIDHFKRVNDSHGHATGDRALRAASVCMRAQLRVTDTLARYGGEEFAALLVQTEQNWAGTVAERVRRAVKRLEVPGDDGTLVPLTISIGLASVDPRDTADPETLPVRLLGAADAALYAAKRAGRDRVVVASAASLH from the coding sequence GTGGCAACCAACCAGGCACCGACGCTCGACTCTCTGCAATCGCTGCTGGCGACGGTCCAGCGCAACGAGCGTTCGCTGAAACGTTTTCAGGACATCGAGCTGGCGCTGATGGGGGCGCCGGATTTTGGCCAGTTCCTGGAAGTGGTGCTCAATCGCTTGCGTCACGACTTCGATCTTCTGGGGGTACGGCTGATGCTGGCCGAAGTCGACGACACGCTACGGGACCTCATCGACACCGCCGAAGGCATTCGCGCACTCGAAGCCGGTCTTTGCATTGCCCAGGATCCCGGCACGTTCCTCGCCGTCTGCGGCGATGGGCAACTGTGGATCGGCGCGCCCCGCGAGCGCCACGCGGCCTTGTTCGGGCCTCGTCCGCCGGCCAGCGCGGTGGTCATGCCGCTCACCCGCAACGGTCGATGCATCGGCGTGATCGCCCTGGGCAGTCGCGACGCAGGCCGCTTCGCTCCCGATATGGCGACCGACTTTCTCGAGCGCTTCGGAGCGGTCGTGGCGGTGTGCCTGGAGAACATGTGGAATCGAGAACGCCTGAAGCGCATCGGGCTGACGGACCCGCTCACCGGCCTGTCGAACCGCCGCTATTTCGACCAGCGATTGCGTGAGGAGGTGGTGCGCGGTGCGCGCTACGGGGCGCCGCTGGCGTGCCTGCTCATCGACATCGACCACTTCAAGCGCGTCAACGACAGCCACGGCCACGCGACGGGCGACCGCGCGTTGCGCGCGGCGAGTGTCTGCATGCGGGCGCAACTGCGCGTGACCGACACGCTCGCCCGTTACGGCGGCGAAGAGTTCGCCGCGCTACTCGTGCAGACGGAGCAGAACTGGGCGGGGACGGTGGCCGAGCGCGTGCGTCGGGCGGTGAAGCGTCTCGAAGTGCCGGGCGACGATGGCACGCTCGTGCCGCTCACGATTTCCATCGGTCTGGCGAGTGTCGACCCGCGCGACACCGCCGATCCCGAGACACTCCCCGTGCGCCTGCTCGGCGCTGCCGACGCGGCCCTTTACGCGGCCAAACGTGCGGGCCGCGACCGGGTTGTCGTCGCATCGGCGGCGAGCTTGCATTGA
- a CDS encoding glutathione S-transferase family protein: protein MGLLVDGQWHTDGYDTRSTGGRFERRPATFRRWVTADGSPGPDGDVGFPAERNRYLLYVSYACPWAHRTLIMRALKGLQDMVPVAVVNWLMLDDGWTFEPGPGVTGDPVQQVPFLRDVYLAADSRFTGRVTVPLLWDTQSGTIVSNESSEILRMFNSAFDGLGATPGDYYPLALREEIDRLNARIYDTVNNGVYKAGFATTQIAYEEAVTPLFETLDWLDAHLATRRFLVGERMTEADIRLFTTLIRFDAVYVGHFKCNLRRIGDYPNLSAYTRDIYQQPGIADTVNFQHIKSHYYQSHRAINPTGIVPMGPLQDFDAPHGRTQMITMERP from the coding sequence ATGGGTTTGTTGGTAGACGGACAGTGGCACACCGACGGGTACGATACGCGCAGCACAGGCGGACGCTTCGAGCGCCGCCCGGCAACCTTCCGGCGCTGGGTCACTGCGGACGGCTCGCCTGGCCCCGACGGCGACGTCGGCTTTCCCGCGGAACGCAACCGATACCTGCTTTATGTCAGCTACGCGTGCCCGTGGGCGCATCGCACCCTGATCATGCGCGCGCTCAAGGGGCTGCAGGACATGGTGCCGGTCGCTGTCGTGAACTGGCTGATGCTCGACGACGGCTGGACGTTCGAACCCGGCCCCGGCGTCACCGGGGATCCGGTGCAGCAGGTCCCGTTTCTGCGCGACGTCTACCTCGCCGCCGATTCGCGGTTCACCGGGCGCGTGACAGTTCCGCTGCTATGGGACACGCAAAGCGGCACGATCGTGAGCAACGAGTCGTCCGAGATTCTGCGGATGTTCAACAGCGCCTTCGACGGTCTCGGCGCCACCCCGGGCGACTACTACCCGCTCGCCTTGCGCGAGGAGATCGATCGTCTGAACGCGCGCATCTACGACACGGTCAACAACGGCGTCTACAAGGCCGGTTTCGCCACGACGCAAATCGCCTACGAGGAGGCCGTCACGCCGCTGTTCGAGACGCTCGACTGGCTCGACGCGCACCTCGCCACACGCCGCTTTCTCGTTGGCGAGCGCATGACCGAAGCGGACATCCGGCTGTTCACCACGCTGATCCGTTTCGACGCCGTCTATGTCGGCCACTTCAAGTGCAATTTGCGGCGGATCGGCGACTATCCGAATCTATCGGCGTACACGCGCGACATCTATCAGCAACCCGGCATCGCCGACACGGTGAACTTCCAGCACATCAAGAGCCACTACTACCAAAGCCACCGTGCGATCAACCCGACCGGCATCGTGCCGATGGGACCGCTACAGGATTTCGACGCCCCCCATGGCCGTACCCAGATGATCACCATGGAGCGCCCGTAG
- a CDS encoding cold-shock protein, with product MATGTVKWFNDAKGFGFITPDEGGEDLFAHFSEIQAKGFKTLQENQKVSFEVKNGPKGRQAGNIQPL from the coding sequence ATGGCAACTGGTACCGTCAAGTGGTTTAACGACGCCAAGGGTTTTGGTTTTATTACGCCGGACGAAGGTGGTGAAGATCTCTTCGCACACTTCTCGGAAATCCAGGCAAAGGGCTTCAAGACGCTGCAGGAAAACCAGAAGGTCAGCTTCGAAGTGAAGAACGGACCGAAGGGCCGTCAAGCCGGCAACATCCAGCCGCTGTAA
- a CDS encoding DUF1488 family protein: protein MDPFLHGGLGLGNDGEFVRFYLNVSGKVWTCQISRSALNRLAGADAAGDALFDQFMEHEDDIVDRAAAAIADGAVSEPIVIGDVP from the coding sequence ATGGATCCCTTTCTGCATGGTGGTCTTGGACTCGGCAACGATGGCGAGTTCGTGCGCTTTTACCTCAACGTCAGCGGCAAGGTCTGGACCTGCCAGATCTCGCGCAGTGCACTCAACCGCCTCGCCGGCGCCGATGCTGCCGGCGACGCGCTCTTCGATCAGTTCATGGAGCACGAAGACGACATCGTCGATCGTGCCGCCGCGGCCATCGCCGATGGCGCTGTCAGCGAACCGATCGTCATCGGCGACGTCCCCTGA
- a CDS encoding bifunctional helix-turn-helix transcriptional regulator/GNAT family N-acetyltransferase, giving the protein MNIDSSLVEAIRAVSREMVRELGFMGGAFAGTDLSPSAVHALIEIEKGGEREEGGMTARDLGTLLRLEKSSVSRMLRKLVASGDVKETAAEHDGRIKLLSLTAAGRKRVSAIHAYARAQVVEALGRLKRDQGRTVLEGMTLYTRALAVSHDGEAPEMSAAHIELVRGYCPGLIARITEMHARYYAREAGFGQRFESVVASGLAEFCNRLAHPGNAIWTARRAGGIVGSVAIDGEDLGKNVAHLRWFILDDGVRGGGLGQKLLDAAMAFVDERGFAETHLWTFSGLRAARHLYETRGFVLAEERRGEQWGKEVLEQRFVRSRP; this is encoded by the coding sequence GTGAATATCGATTCGTCCTTGGTGGAAGCGATTCGCGCCGTCTCGCGCGAAATGGTGCGTGAGTTGGGGTTCATGGGCGGAGCGTTCGCCGGCACCGACCTGTCGCCGTCCGCGGTGCATGCGTTGATCGAGATCGAGAAGGGCGGCGAGCGAGAGGAGGGCGGCATGACCGCACGTGACCTGGGTACGTTGTTGCGGTTGGAGAAGTCGAGCGTGAGTCGCATGCTGCGCAAGCTCGTGGCGTCGGGCGACGTGAAGGAGACCGCCGCCGAGCACGACGGCCGCATCAAGCTCCTGTCGCTGACCGCGGCCGGCCGCAAGCGGGTGAGCGCCATCCATGCGTATGCGCGGGCGCAGGTGGTCGAGGCGCTGGGGCGTTTGAAGCGCGACCAAGGGCGGACGGTCCTCGAAGGCATGACGCTGTACACGCGTGCGCTGGCCGTCTCGCACGACGGGGAGGCGCCGGAGATGTCTGCCGCGCACATCGAACTCGTGCGCGGTTATTGCCCGGGCCTCATCGCTCGCATCACGGAAATGCACGCGCGCTATTACGCGCGGGAGGCGGGCTTCGGTCAACGTTTCGAGTCGGTCGTGGCGAGCGGCCTCGCGGAGTTCTGCAATCGGCTGGCGCATCCTGGGAACGCGATCTGGACGGCGCGGCGCGCGGGCGGGATCGTCGGCTCGGTGGCCATCGACGGCGAAGATCTCGGCAAGAACGTTGCACACTTGCGCTGGTTCATCCTCGACGACGGCGTGCGCGGTGGCGGCCTCGGACAGAAACTGCTCGACGCTGCGATGGCGTTCGTCGACGAGAGAGGATTTGCCGAAACGCACCTCTGGACGTTTTCCGGACTGCGTGCGGCGCGTCATCTCTACGAGACGCGGGGCTTCGTGCTCGCCGAAGAAAGGCGTGGCGAGCAATGGGGCAAGGAAGTGTTGGAGCAACGCTTTGTGAGGAGTCGGCCATGA
- a CDS encoding MBL fold metallo-hydrolase, translating to MSERPDAPSAVPAQPSRPTQPTRSTLRLAASLVVLRERPSGVEVLLLRRAVRANDFSSDAYVFPGGVVDANDRAGHSACIGMDDATASGRLKLLDGGLDYYVAAIRECFEETGVLFACDENGAPLDAVRLNEVRAQREALHDGQIDIASLCRSFGIRLTPQRLRYLSHWVTPLALAKRFDTRFFLATLPEAQQVEVDHVETAAHRWMRPQYALAHADQLRLLPPTHKLLQWLASMESVDLAIAAAGALADVPCVQPRLADGKRGPWPITPDEPAWAELTLTDPDERGVGSYDIAPGRVVALMPGVLRLTAPNPGMMTGPGTNTYFVGGGPQDGWAVIDPGPDDPAHIDAIMRAAPGEIRQILVTHTHRDHSPGAALLKARTGARTYGMAARHDVGQDTAFSPDVELADGDAVSLPDGRVLRAIHTPGHASNHVCYGLEDEKLVFTGDHVMQGSTVVINPPDGHMATYLASLEKLAALEPAWLAPGHGFVMDRPAQRIAQLITHRLAREARVLDALTQAGPATLDALTPIVYADVPAARHAVARRSLQAHLDKLAEDGRVALSGDGQWRAVEAVGAR from the coding sequence ATGTCCGAACGCCCCGATGCGCCCTCCGCGGTGCCCGCCCAGCCCTCCCGGCCCACCCAGCCCACCCGATCCACGTTAAGGCTGGCTGCCAGTCTCGTCGTGCTGCGCGAGCGCCCGAGCGGCGTGGAAGTGTTGCTGCTGCGCCGCGCGGTGCGTGCGAACGACTTCAGCTCGGACGCCTACGTCTTCCCCGGCGGTGTGGTCGACGCCAACGATCGTGCCGGACACTCGGCTTGCATCGGCATGGACGACGCGACCGCCAGCGGGCGCCTGAAACTGCTCGATGGCGGACTGGACTACTACGTCGCGGCGATACGCGAGTGCTTCGAGGAAACCGGCGTGCTGTTCGCCTGCGATGAGAACGGCGCCCCACTCGACGCCGTGCGTCTGAACGAAGTGCGCGCTCAGCGGGAAGCGTTGCACGACGGACAGATCGACATCGCGTCGCTGTGCCGATCTTTCGGAATTCGCCTCACGCCCCAGCGCCTGCGCTATCTGAGCCATTGGGTCACGCCACTGGCCCTGGCGAAGCGTTTCGACACGCGGTTCTTTCTCGCCACGCTGCCCGAGGCGCAACAGGTCGAGGTCGATCACGTCGAGACGGCCGCGCATCGCTGGATGCGACCGCAATACGCCCTCGCCCACGCCGATCAATTGCGGCTGTTGCCGCCGACGCACAAGTTGCTGCAATGGCTGGCGAGCATGGAGAGCGTCGATCTCGCAATAGCGGCGGCCGGTGCGCTCGCCGACGTGCCGTGCGTACAACCGCGTCTCGCTGACGGCAAGCGCGGCCCCTGGCCCATCACGCCCGACGAGCCGGCATGGGCCGAGCTCACGCTGACGGATCCCGACGAGCGAGGCGTCGGCAGCTACGACATCGCGCCGGGGCGCGTGGTGGCGCTGATGCCGGGGGTGCTGCGACTCACCGCGCCGAATCCCGGCATGATGACTGGCCCCGGGACGAATACGTATTTCGTTGGCGGTGGTCCGCAAGACGGCTGGGCGGTCATCGATCCCGGCCCTGACGACCCGGCGCACATCGACGCCATCATGCGGGCGGCGCCGGGCGAGATCCGCCAGATCCTCGTCACGCACACGCATCGCGATCATTCGCCGGGCGCGGCACTGCTGAAGGCCCGCACCGGCGCGCGCACGTATGGCATGGCGGCGCGCCATGACGTTGGACAGGACACCGCGTTTTCGCCCGATGTCGAACTCGCCGACGGCGACGCCGTTTCCCTGCCGGACGGACGCGTGTTGCGCGCGATCCATACCCCCGGACATGCGTCGAATCACGTCTGCTACGGGTTGGAGGATGAGAAGCTCGTCTTCACCGGCGACCATGTCATGCAGGGCTCGACGGTGGTCATCAATCCGCCTGACGGGCACATGGCGACGTATCTCGCTTCGCTGGAGAAGCTCGCAGCGCTCGAGCCCGCGTGGCTCGCGCCGGGGCACGGCTTCGTGATGGATCGTCCCGCGCAGCGGATTGCGCAACTGATCACGCATCGTCTGGCGCGAGAGGCTCGCGTGCTGGATGCGCTCACGCAAGCGGGACCGGCAACGCTCGACGCCCTCACACCGATCGTCTATGCGGATGTCCCGGCGGCACGCCATGCCGTGGCGCGACGCTCATTGCAGGCGCATCTGGACAAGCTGGCCGAAGACGGTCGCGTTGCGTTGTCGGGGGACGGACAATGGCGCGCCGTCGAGGCGGTGGGCGCGAGGTAG
- a CDS encoding GntR family transcriptional regulator, producing MASEPLAPLAPLASTPVLIDQVYSRLRDAIADLTLPPGERIRQAELADSLGVSRQPVSHALQLLKRDGLVCDSGRQGLEVAPIDTDHLRSLYQVRTALDGLAARLAATRMANGTLGEAELARLREAVAAGMAMTRGTPIANQVRVEVAFHTALHDASGNPLIAQTLAPQWPHIMRAMAATLDAMPMQEVVWHEHGEIVARIAAGDAPGAETAAREHTEADGGNARREWLVRLAETR from the coding sequence GTGGCTTCCGAGCCTTTGGCGCCCCTCGCGCCGCTGGCGAGCACGCCGGTCCTGATCGATCAGGTCTACTCGCGTTTGCGAGACGCCATTGCCGATCTCACCCTGCCCCCAGGTGAACGCATTCGGCAGGCCGAGCTGGCCGATTCGCTGGGCGTCTCGCGCCAGCCGGTGAGTCATGCGCTGCAACTGCTCAAGCGCGACGGTCTGGTCTGCGACAGCGGCCGCCAGGGTCTGGAGGTAGCGCCCATCGACACCGATCATCTGCGCTCGCTCTACCAGGTTCGCACGGCGCTCGACGGGCTGGCCGCACGGCTGGCCGCCACACGCATGGCGAACGGCACGCTCGGCGAGGCCGAACTCGCTCGCTTGCGTGAGGCCGTCGCTGCTGGCATGGCCATGACACGAGGCACGCCGATCGCCAACCAGGTCCGCGTGGAAGTCGCGTTCCACACCGCGCTGCACGACGCCTCGGGCAATCCGTTGATCGCCCAGACGCTCGCGCCGCAATGGCCGCACATCATGCGTGCCATGGCCGCCACGCTCGACGCCATGCCGATGCAGGAGGTCGTCTGGCATGAGCACGGCGAGATCGTCGCGCGCATCGCGGCAGGCGACGCACCAGGCGCCGAGACCGCCGCACGCGAACACACCGAGGCCGACGGTGGCAACGCGCGCCGCGAATGGCTCGTTCGTCTGGCGGAGACACGCTGA